DNA sequence from the Streptomyces sp. NBC_01497 genome:
GACGCTCCTCGTCCGGCACGACGTCGATGGAACGCCGCTCGACCAGGGACTCGGCCACGGACTTCTCCCTTCCTCGGACGACACTCTGCATATGATCATGCAGAGTTCCCTCTGATGAATAGATTGTCAATACTCCGCACACCGGTCCCGGCGGCGCCGTCGGTCGAACGCGGGCGTCCGCGCTGTGCCCCGACCCCGACCCCGACCACGACCGCCGGAGCGTGCAGGCGACGACCCGTCGGCGGACGGGTCTCGTGACACGGGACGTGGGCAGGCAGGCCCAGCGGCGAACAGGAGAGCGGCCGTGGACGAGGGGGCGGCGTCCCGAAGGCGAGCGCCCGACAAGACGCCGACGCGCGGCGCGCTCCGGCACCGGCCTTCGGACCAGACTCACCAGCAGACTCGCGTTCAGCGCCACGATCACCACGCTCGCCGCCACCGCGGCGGCCGTGGTCGCGTGCCGGTTCACCCAGGGGCCCCGTCACAGCCCGGTCGCGGGTCAGCGCGACCAGCGGCACCAGAGCGGACGGGATACCGAAGGACAGGGCGATCTGACTCATCACCAGGGCGTGGGTGGGGCTCATGCCACTGCTGAGCACGGCCGGCGCGGGCACCAGCTGCCGTCGTCGACGACCGTGTGGTCCGCGGCCAGCGTCCCGGCGAGCGCCAGTACCTCCGGCGACCGGTCGACGAGGATCAGCTCGGCCGGGGTGAGCGCGCGCGGCGGGCTTCGGCCGCCGGGGCAGCGGGCCCTGTGGGCCGCCCGGCAACGGGCCCCGCCGCGCGGCCCGTTCGCGGCGGAGCGTCCACGCACCAGGACACCCGGACCTCGCGGGTCGACCTGGCCCCCTCACGGTCGCCCCGGAGCTCGCGGTCGGCTCCGGCCCCCTCACGGTCGCCCCTGACCTCGCGGGTCGCCCCCACGTCCCCCGCTCGTCACTCGTCGGGGCGTTCGGCCACCGTGTCCCGCACCGGGCCGGGCAGCGCGGGCCGGCCCGTACGCCCCGCCGACCAGCGGCTGAGCGCGAGTGCGGCCCGCTCCCACAGCAGCAGGCCTGCCCCCGCCAGCGCGATGCCCCGGCCCGCGTCGCCCTGGCCGGCGAGGGCGAGTACGGGGCCGGACAGCGCCAGGCCCATGCCGCAGCCGGCGAGCAGGCGGATGCGGTGCTGATGCGGTGTCATGGGCGAAGTGTGCGCCCGCGCGGCCCGTCGCGCGTCTCACGCTGAGACACGCGACGCCCGGGGCGGTGCCACGACGGCCGGGCGCCGATATTGCGTGGGGGACGCGGCGCTCCGCCCGTATGCTGCGGGCTGCCCGCTCGTACGGCGTGTCGCGCGCCGCGCGCCGCGTACGGGGCCCGGGCGAGGGACGAGAGAGGGGCGGGAGGCCGATGAGCACCCAGCACACGTACCGCGTGATCGTGCGCGGCAGCTGGCGGGAACTGACGGACGGGGCACGGCGCCGGCTGCTCGCCGAGGTGGACGACCACGGCTTGGCGCAGCACCGGTTCACCCCGGAGGGCTCGCTCGTCTACGACCGCACGCTCCAGCGCTTCAGCTACCGCTACGAGATCGTCTCCGACGCGGACGAGGGCGAGGAGATGGCCGCCCTGCTCGCGGAGGAGCTGGCGGCGAACGCCCTGGACGCGCTCGGGTACGGGCACGGCGAGCTGCGCTCGACCGCGACGGACATGGACACGATGAAGATCAACCGGCCGTCGCGGCGGTGATGCCCCCCGCCATGTCCGAGGTGATCGCCCACCGCTCGTGGTCGCGCCAGGCGCCGTCGATGAAGAGGAAGTCGGGCGAGAAACCCTCCAGCCGGAACCCGGCCCGCCGCACGAGCCCGATCGAGCCGGTGTTGGTGGGCTGGATGGAGGCTTCCAGACGGTGCAGGCCGAGCGGGCCGAAGGCGTGCGCCATCACCAGACGCAGTCCCTCGCTCATCAAGCCCTGCCCGGCCGCGTGCGCGAAGGCGCCGTAGCCGAGGGCGCCGCCGCGCAGCGCGCCGTGGACGATGTTGTTGATGTTGATGAACCCGGCGATCCGGCCGTCGAAGCGGGAACAGACGAGGTAGCCGGCGCGGTCCCGGTCCCGCAGCAGCCGGTCCGCGTAGGCCGCGTAGGCGTCGGGCTGGTCGGGCGGGAACAGCCAGGGCCGGTGGAGGTCCCTGCTGGCGCGGGCCGACGCGGTGAACTCCTCGGCGTCCTCGGGCCTGAAGTGCCGGACGAAGGTGCGCTCCCCCAGGGCGAGCGCTGTGGTGGCGGTGTTGGTCTCGGGCATCGCGCCATCGTAGACCTGCCCTGACGTGGGTGGACAGCGCTTTGAGCATGGGCGGGCGGGAGCGTGCGCGGGCTGGGAGGGGCAGCGGCGCCGGGACGCGCGGACCGCCATCCCGCCAGGACCGCCCATCCGGTGGCCCCCACCGCCCGATGCTCGATGAGCCCCACCGCCCGATGAGACGCACGGCCCGGCGGACGGCTCGTGCCGCTCCGCCGGGCGGTCCGGCTCACTCACGCCGGAGCCGGCTCACACCAGGGCCGGCACCTCCAGGGTCAGCGTCGCGCTCTGCGCGTCCAATACGGCGGGCACGCCGAACGGGACGGTCAGCGCCGGGGTCCCGTGTCCGAACCCCAGCTCCTCCACCACCGGGACGCCGAGCGGCCCGAGCCGGTCGAGGAAGACCTCGCGCACCGCGTCGTACGGGCCGCACGCCTCCCAGGAGCCGAGGGCGATACCGGCGACGCCGTCCAGCCAGCCGGACCGCAGCAGCTGGGTGAGGATCCGGTCGAGGCGGTACGGCTCCTCGCCGGTGTCCTCGATCATCAGCAGTCCGCCCGCCGCCGAGGGGCGCGCGTGCGGGGTGCCGAGGTCGGCGGCGAGCAGGCTGACACAGCCTCCGAGGGTGATCCCGGTGGCACGGCCCGGTACCAGGCAGCGGGCCGTGGGCAGGCCGAGCGTCCGCACCGACTCGGGGGCGAAGAGCGTGGCCCGCAGGTGCTCCTGGCTGTCCTTGTCGTCGAGGAAGACGGCGGATGCCGCCATCTGGCCGTGCAGTGTGGCGACGTGGAGCCGGGTGGCGAACGCCTCGTGCAGCGCGGTGATGTCGCTGTACCCGACGAACGCCTTGGGCCGGGCGGCCCGCATGGCGTCCCAGTCGAGCAGGTCCACCATGCGCTGCGCGCCGTAACCGCCGCGCGCGCAGATGACGGCGGCGTTCCCCGGGTCGCACCAGGCCGCCTGGAGGTCCCGGGCCCGCTCGGCGTCCCCGCCCGCGAGATAGGGGAAGCCCGGGTGCCGGTCCAGGACGTGCGGCGCGACCACGGGGTCGAGCTCCCAGTCGCGCAGGAGGTCGAGGCCCGCGTTCAGGCGCTCCTGGGGCACCGGGCCGCTGGGCGCGACGATGGCGACCCGGTCACCCGGCACCAGCCTCCTCGCTCTGGTCAGCGGCACGGGGGGCCGGGTCACGGAGCCAGCTCCAGCCGGGGGACGTCGGCGCGTTCGAAGCCGAAGGTCTGCGCGTAGAGCGACAGTTCGGACTCCAGGCAGCGGACCATGGTGTCCTTCCTGCGGAAACCATGACCTTCGCCCTCGAACGAGAGGTACGCGTGCGGGATGCCCCGCCCCGCGACGGCGGCCAGGAACCGGTCGCACTGCGCGGGCGGGCAGATCACGTCGTCGAGGCCCTGGAGCAGCAGGAAGGGCGCCTTGATGTTCTCCACGAGGTTGATCGGCGAGCGCTCGCGGTAGCGCTCGGGCACCTCGGCGTGCGGGCCGATCAGCGACTCCAGGTACTGGGACTCGAAGTCGTGGGTCTCGTCGGTGGCCCAGCCCGCAAGGTCGAGGATCGGGTAGCTGATGGCGCCGCAGGCCCACACGTCGCGCGCGGTGTCCGAGGTCAGGGAGGCGGCGGTCGTCCAGCCGCCCGCGCTGCCGCCGCGCACGGCGAGCTTCGTCCGGTCGGCGCTGCCTTCGGCGGCGAGTGCGAGGGCGACGGCCGCGCAGTCCTCGACGTCCACGATGCCCCACTGTTCGCGCAGCCGGTTCCTGTACTCGCGGCCGTAGCCGGTGGAGCCGCCGTAGTTGACCTCGGCGACGCCGATGCCGCGCGAGGTGAAGTAGGCGATCTCCAGGTCGAGCACGAGCGGGGTGCGACTGGTGGGGCCACCGTGCACCCAGATCACGTACGGCGGCAGTGCGTCCTCGGGGCCGGTGACGTCGGGGTGGTGCGGCGCGTGGACGTGCGCGTGGATCTCCCGGCCGCCGGGGCCGGCGAAGACGCGCTCCTCGCCGGCGGGGACGAACGCCGGGTCGATGGCGTCCCGGTGCGCGGAGCCGATGACCCGTGCGCCGCCCGTCGCGGTGTCGACCTCCACGATCTCGTAGGAGGTGCGGGCGCTCGCGGCGAGCCCGATGACGGCCCCGCCGTGCGCGGCGAGCGTGGAGGACCACTCGGTCCAGGG
Encoded proteins:
- a CDS encoding DUF6204 family protein, with product MSTQHTYRVIVRGSWRELTDGARRRLLAEVDDHGLAQHRFTPEGSLVYDRTLQRFSYRYEIVSDADEGEEMAALLAEELAANALDALGYGHGELRSTATDMDTMKINRPSRR
- a CDS encoding GNAT family N-acetyltransferase, with amino-acid sequence MPETNTATTALALGERTFVRHFRPEDAEEFTASARASRDLHRPWLFPPDQPDAYAAYADRLLRDRDRAGYLVCSRFDGRIAGFININNIVHGALRGGALGYGAFAHAAGQGLMSEGLRLVMAHAFGPLGLHRLEASIQPTNTGSIGLVRRAGFRLEGFSPDFLFIDGAWRDHERWAITSDMAGGITAATAG
- a CDS encoding S66 peptidase family protein, with the protein product MTRPPVPLTRARRLVPGDRVAIVAPSGPVPQERLNAGLDLLRDWELDPVVAPHVLDRHPGFPYLAGGDAERARDLQAAWCDPGNAAVICARGGYGAQRMVDLLDWDAMRAARPKAFVGYSDITALHEAFATRLHVATLHGQMAASAVFLDDKDSQEHLRATLFAPESVRTLGLPTARCLVPGRATGITLGGCVSLLAADLGTPHARPSAAGGLLMIEDTGEEPYRLDRILTQLLRSGWLDGVAGIALGSWEACGPYDAVREVFLDRLGPLGVPVVEELGFGHGTPALTVPFGVPAVLDAQSATLTLEVPALV